The following are encoded together in the Oscarella lobularis chromosome 10, ooOscLobu1.1, whole genome shotgun sequence genome:
- the LOC136192336 gene encoding polyamine-modulated factor 1-like, translating into MAAKSESSLEKWLLLAFERIIERLVATSKTSNLVKCFPFLEERDGKQVELVAKSVSKGLKDAMEENIREVFEEHDLTKLFAELDRLRAESSNSKSDKAFRPTGNVSDDIRPFLMEILTEEKERLIQHIDEASSEKSALTASVTEKRKKLLETLETFRKEAETLLKTSEVIDSTKAALDSLSQTYKDLEGK; encoded by the exons ATGGCAGCGAAGAGCGAAAGCAGTCTCGAAAAATGGCTTCTTTTAGCCTTCGAGAGGATCATCGAACGACTCGTTGCAACTTCTAA AACGTCGAATTTGGTCAaatgttttccttttttggaAGAACGAGACGGAAAACAAGTGGAATTGGTCGCGAAATCTGTCTCCAAAGGACTAAAAGACGCAATGGAG GAAAATATTCGAGAGGTTTTCGAAGAACACGATTTGACCAAACTTTTCGCCGAACTAGATAGGCTTAGAGCGGAATCATCGAATTCCAAATCTGATAAAGCGTT TCGCCCTACCGGAAATGTAAGCGACGATATCAGACCTTTTCTAATGGAAATTTTgacggaagagaaagagagacttATTCAGCACATAGACGAA GCGAGTAGTGAGAAGTCTGCCCTCACTGCTAGTGTGACTgaaaaacggaaaaaattgcTTGAAACACTCGAGACGTTTAGAAAAGAGGCTGAGACTTTATTGAAG ACTAGCGAGGTTATTGATTCTACTAAGGCAGCACTGGACTCCCTAAGTCAAACGTACAAAGATTTAGAAGGCAAATGA
- the LOC136192333 gene encoding uncharacterized protein, with protein MKTFVFVIIGLISISRVYSSFLFGSPIQYRPWYHSVLDDLDVADPFPFLTWNHRPRVNPYRKMIRETIPVHVVQEKDTINAQLHVPYFRKDNIRLKLIDNEIHITGERPCANRERCEKKTFSETLVLPHGTDFSTAKSYLDKNGWLSIELKVRAPSITNLEIEDETTLQTESNYLNGDVDNDDVIIEDEISKPLCSETSNIDNLYDIGV; from the exons ATGAAAACCTTCGTCTTCGTAATAATCGGACTGATTTCAATCAGTCGCGTctattcgtcgtttttattTGGAAG TCCCATACAGTATCGACCGTGGTATCATTCTGTTTTGGATGATTTGGACGTCGCCGACCCGTTTCCCTTTCTCACGTGGAATCACCGACCCCGAGTCAATCCGTACAGAAAAATGATTCGCGAGACAATACCCGTGCACGTTGTCCAAGAAAAGGACACGATCAACGCCCAGCTGCACGTTCCTTACTTCCGAAAGGACAACATTCGTCTGAAACTCATCGACAATGAGATTCATATCACGGGAGAAAGGCCTTGCGCCAATAGGGAGCGttgtgaaaagaaaacgttttctgaGACCCTAGTACTACCCCATGGCACGGATTTCAGCACAGCAAAGTCCTATTTGGATAAGAACGGGTGGCTCAGCATTGAACTCAAAGTCAGGGCACCCTCGATAACAAATCTGGagatcgaagacgaaacgactcTCCAAACGGAATCGAATTATTTaaacggtgacgtcgacaacgatgacgtcataatcgAAGACGAGATTTCAAAACCCTTATGCTCAGAAACATCAAACATAGACAACTTATATGACATAGGTGTATAG
- the LOC136192338 gene encoding immediate early response 3-interacting protein 1-like has product MAFTLGALYEAFLLFINAVAILNEQRFLSKIGWGTNEANNPGFGQEKGVKHQIINLISSVRTLLRVPLIALNAVTLAYLLVLG; this is encoded by the exons ATGGCGTTCACCTTGGGAGCTTTGTACGAAGCTTTCTTGCTGTTCATCAACGCTGTGGCAATATTGAACGAGCAACGGTTTTTATCCAAGA TTGGATGGGGTACGAATGAAGCGAATAATCCCGGTTTTGGCCAAGAAAAGGGCGTAAAGCAccaaattattaatcttATTTCATCGGTGCGAACACTACTGAGAG ttCCTCTTATTGCGCTGAATGCGGTCACATTAGCTTACCTACTTGTTCTGGGTTGA
- the LOC136192326 gene encoding poly(A) RNA polymerase GLD2-like has translation MFPYKWRPPPPPPPRVPDPPRLSNLRRFPEAPRPQERLRRFPDPPRRLPEAPRPRSMHPWTAARYSPYQRPPAPLPLPPPPPPPPPPPPPPRAPLLAPVPLLSQCVPSVPSYSKPPPLLSLPLPLPSAEKTSIPSWETLTKEIIDFSTRSTQTADVLRVKEELRQRLQDIIQTPFPDATLFMTGSSVSGFCDAKSDVDFCLLTGTTHNHKFKIRTLRAFGALLRQSTTKGTDNFSHVVVIPAAVPILHLTYREICSDVSIDNVYCLKNSHLMRAFCKVDARVAPLVITIKSWSKCVGVNNAGRGYLSSYSIVLMTIFYLQNCRPPVLPRLKRKYQDTTNLNSLDHLQPHLFQEALDDLPLNNKDDCGRLLLTFFAFYNQFNFNSVISVRLGRSYQKPTEVGWVRDICIEEPFKADNTTRSLKSSNMREIRSHFARAFRVLESERTIKDLV, from the exons ATGTTTCCATACAAATGGCGTCcaccgcctccgccgccgcctcgcgTACCCGATCCTCCTCGTCTGTCGAACCTGCGTCGTTTTCCCGAAGCGCCTCGTCCACAGGAACGACTGCGGCGTTTTCCCGACCCACCTCGTCGTTTACCGGAGGCGCCTCGTCCTCGAAGCATGCATCCGTGGACAGCGGCCCGATATTCGCCCTATCAACGTCCTCctgctcctcttcctcttcctcctcctccaccaccaccaccaccacctcctcctcctcctcgagCACCGCTGCTTGCACCGGTTCCTTTACTGTCTCAGTGCGTCCCGTCGGTTCCTTCCTACTCTAagcctcctcctcttctttctctgcCTCTGCCTCTTCCTTCAGCTGAGAAGACTTCGATACCGAGTTGGGAAACGCTAACAAAGGAAATCATTGACTTCTCGACTCGTTCCACTCAAACGGCAGATGTTCTTCGAGTAAAGGAAGAACTTCGACAAAGGCTTCAGGACATCATTCAGACACCATTTccag ACGCGACTCTCTTTATGACTGGATCAAGTGTGTCGGGATTTTGTGACGCCAagagtgacgtcgatttttgcttGCTAACTGGCACTACTCAC AATCATAAGTTTAAGATTAGGACGCTGAGAGCTTTTGGAGCATTGCTCAGACAAAGCACAACAAAGGGAACAG ATAATTTCAGTCACGTTGTTGTCATTCCAGCAGCAGTACCTATTCTTCATCTAACGTACCG TGAAATTTGCTCTGATGTTAGTATTGATAACGTTTAC TGTCTTAAAAATTCTCATCTTATGAGAGCATTCTGTAAAG TCGATGCAAGGGTTGCACCTCTTGTAATAACGATCAAGAGTTGGTCAAAATGCGTCGGTGTGAATAACGCCGGACGTGGCTATCTTTCCAGCTACTCAATAGTTCTAATGACAATCTTTTATTTACAAA ATTGTCGACCCCCAGTACTTCCCCGTCTAAAAAGGAAATATCAG GACACAACGAATCTCAACTCACTGGATCATCTTCAGCCTCATCTTTTTCAAGAAGCACTCGACGATCTTCCTCTCAA CAATAAAGATGACTGCGGTCGACTTTTGCTGACGTTTTTCGCCTTCTACAATCAATTCAA TTTTAACTCCGTTATATCCGTGCGTCTGGGAAGATCTTACCAGAAGCCAACAGAAGTAGGGTGGGTCAGGGATATATGCATCGAAG AACCATTCAAAGCGGATAATACAACGCGATCGCTCAAAAGTTCGAATATGCGTGAGATTAGGTCTCATTTTGCAAGG gcGTTCCGCGTACTGGAGTCGGAGCGAACTATTAAGGATCTTGTTTAG
- the LOC136192327 gene encoding synaptotagmin-1-like: MDQDNSSMDASKMKDEPVIVGVVTGIGVAVLLLAIFCTIACCVHRRKQKPKERRRSRLKIPPHAMPTGTHRVTTRRQTEPSPRELALYAKKRRSSAGEKRSSQKETPSTTTTTTSSEGSMVDIKKMKQWSSFPERLAAAKGRGGGGYSLLDSPTPTSVLDRPELDPPPKRSARGSLQFAVRFMPNSSLVIVTVIRATGLIAANPYVKVYVAPNWGSYSKRKTDVVWNDRHPNYNETFTIERKASELGDSTIILRVLNADQLARHVLLGDVIVPLANASSQSYTAWQNLDFDDDVQRASISVTVALCLYPDINLFSVAVERVDGLTSELTDGYCKGYLYTERALVGKLTTNHVGPTLAPSFEKVMAFNVRMLPVDRLSVVVHVKDASRAPYDRILGRIVLGSLAFSDVAKQHYLDAVSNPGTTVREQHALLIE, encoded by the exons ATGGATCAAGACAATTCGAGCATGGACGCGTCGA AAATGAAAGATGAACCAGTCATCGTCGGCGTTGTGACTGgaatcggcgtcgccgttctcctcctcgccATCTTCTGCACGATCGCCTGCTGCGTTCATCGTCGTAAACAAAAGCCAAAGGAAAGGCGCCGCAGTCGCCTCAAGATCCCTCCGCACGCCATGCCAACGGGCACGCATCGCGTCACGACGCGACGCCAAACAGAGCCGTCTCCGCGCGAACTCGCGCTCTACGCGAAGAAACGCCGCAGCAGCGCCGGCgagaaacgatcgtcgcaaaaagaaacgccgtccacgacgacgacgacgacgtcatcagaaGGATCGATGGTCGAcatcaaaaaaatgaaacagtggtcttcttttcctgaacggttggcggcggcgaaaggaCGCGGGGGCGGCGGCTATTCCTTACTCGATTCGCCCACGCCCACATCCGTGTTGGATCGTCCCGAGCTCGATCCTCCGCCTAagcgtagcgcgcgcggtAGTTTGCAGTTCGCCGTGCGTTTCATGCCcaattcgtcgctcgtcatCGTGACGGTGATACGAGCGACGGGGCTGATAGCGGCGAATCCCTACGTCAAAGTCTACGTCGCGCCCAATTGGGGATCGtattcgaaacgaaaaacggATGTCGTCTGGAACGATCGTCATCCCAATTATAATGAGACGTTCACGATCGAACGAAAGGCGAGCGAGCtcggcgattcgacgatcaTTCTGCGAGTTCTCAATGCCGATCAATTGGCTCGGCACGTTTTactcggtgacgtcatcgtgccGCTTGCAAACGCCTCGTCGCAATCTTATACCGCTTGGCAGAATTTGGATTTCGACGAT gATGTGCAGCGCGCTTCCATTAGCGTCACTGTCGCCTTATGTCTCTATCCCGATATAAATCTCTTTAGCGTTGCCGTTGAGCGCGTCGACGGTTTGACAAGCGAACTAACAG ATGGCTATTGCAAAGGGTACTTGTACACCGAACGAGCTCTAGTCGGTAAACTGACTACGAACCACGTGGGACCGACTTTGGCGCCGTCCTTCGAAAAGGTGATGGCGTTTAACGTGCGCATGCTTCCCGTCGATCGActcagcgtcgtcgtacaCGTCAAAGACGCAAGTCGGGCTCCATACGATCGAATCTTAGGTAGAATTGTTTTGGGCTCGCTAGCCTTTTCGGACGTAGCAAAGCAGCACTATTTGGACGCTGTTTCGAATCCAGGCACGACCGTTCGCGAGCAGCATGCACTTTTGATTGAATag
- the LOC136192329 gene encoding uncharacterized protein: protein MASAPPERVKSARLVGRPQRERARIDRSASVPRARSAGALLRGSSGVPDFYTTSAAGPNPALITHMKMFSRRAEEARRRGRGGKVSIHDLRIEASRPPVHTPRNNPQPGAAFVTWKMPRGGGGTGERDGSMERDVKMSFYDEYRGTYGPPGQDDDDQILTNLSKLKLNPEAYAHKATSTRSIPAAWSQVPHDEYDGEYGVDEQVGKSEVSVENDLKSESQKSVTFALTSDAKTGVESWLQRASERERAIAMDFFKALHHDDDESRSRPSSKPGSTAAALARMPRAPPKAKQPNFTLQGKKQKMTSSKDAPLLRSTSCRSHIKEFKEKEIKYIMKKMEKKIDPKKYVDEFKEKPLEQLPYKHKHRRMNTDPGTYPRSFFAQTKSPNRSYFIISPDWASENLVTTY, encoded by the exons ATGGCAAGCGCTCCGCCCGAACGCGTCAAATCGGCTCGACTCGTGGGAAGACCGCAGCGCGAGAGAGCGCGCATCGATCGCAGCGCTTCGGTGCCGCGAGCGCGTTCCGCCGGCGCTCTCCTGCGAGGCAGTAGCGGCGTGCCTGACTTCTATACGACGAGTGCAGCGGGACCGAATCCTGCTCTAATTACGCATATGAAAATGTTCTCGCGTCGAGCCGAGGAagctcggcgacgaggacgaggaggaaaGGTCTCTATTCATGATTTGAGGATCGAGGCGAGTCGACCGCCCGTGCACACGCCGCGGAATAATCCTCAACCGGGAGCG GCGTTTGTTACGTGGAAAATGCCgcgtggcggcggcggaacagGAGAACGGGATGGGTCTATggaacgtgacgtcaaaatgagTTTTTATGACGAATATCGGGGAACGTATGGGCCACCAGGCCAAG atgatgatgatcaAATATTGACGAATTTATCCAAGCTCAAGTTGAATCCGGAGGCGTACGCTCACAAGGCGACGTCCACTCGATCCATTCCGGCCGCCTGGTCGCAAG tgcCGCACGATGAATACGACGGCGAATACGGTGTTGACGAGCAG GTTGGAAAGTCGGAAGTCTCCGTTGAAAACGATCTAAAGAGCGAATCGCAAAAG TCGGTTACGTTTGCATTGACGTCCGACGCGAAGACTGGCGTCGAGAGCTGGCTTCAACGAGCATCGGAAAGAG AGCGCGCTATCGCGATGGACTTCTTCAAAGCGCTGcaccatgacgacgacgaatcgagaTCGCGACCGAGCTCGAAACCGGGCTCGACAGCTGCAGCTTTAGCTCGGATGCCTCGAGCGCCGCCCAAAGCGAAGCAGCCGAACTTCACGCTGCAAGgaaaaaagcagaaaatgacgtcatcaaaagacGCGCCTCTGCTTCGATCTACAAGCTGCCGGAGTCATATAAAAGagttcaaagagaaagagatcaAATACATTATGAAGAAGATGGAGAA AAAAATCGATCCTAAAAAATACGTGGACGAATTCAAAGAAAAACCGCTCGAACAACTTCCCTACAAACACAAGCACCGACGAATGAATACGGATCCGGGTACATATCCCCGATCTTTCTTTGCCCAGACAAAGAGTCCAAATCGCAGCTACTTCATCATTTCGCCCGACTGGGCATCAGAAAACCTAGTTACCACCTACTAG
- the LOC136192330 gene encoding uncharacterized protein: protein MASKAKPRIKSAHPRFAGPSPEPEEAEPSGGGRTGSAARRRVQSAKERKQSHDASEVFPVANDLTSPSQVGMRWKTSYKADFQSRQGTRSEPRPTSATRRNNPHPNQSFMNWRVPSRRLSTDGDEFDGLAKALQKDAQENFQFDYKDAQNDGDARNEVLTGVAKLRMVPESREYGRHLVQPSPGRLPAMPRRPVPKQEFPDFPSPPKETKTARPDSIGVAVRPEHVPAVDDWLKGANQKEQQAVLSMLKAAEDAHISEVVQKTLHPQATPAVEKWLQEAKPEDRSVALRLLNTISPPSGDRPPSRLQRRASSPARLVAPSSFLRRHPSAPPVRDPHRRMSVPAHLHDALSTSKPPVWHHRSVRNYQQQQGPHRGSIFGGAPRMKSSHFTIHPEWQSEHA from the exons ATGGCAAGTAAGGCGAAACCGCGCATCAAATCGGCTCATCCGCGATTCGCCGGGCCGTCTCCCGAACCGGAAGAGGCGGAGCCGTCCGGCGGCGGTCGGACCGGCTCGGcggctcgacgtcgcgttcagTCGGCGAAAGAGCGCAAGCAGTCGCACGACGCATCGGAGGTGTTTCCCGTTGCGAACGATTTGACGAGTCCGTCGCAAGTGGGGATGAGATGGAAGACGAGTTACAAGGCCGATTTTCAGTCGCGTCAAGGAACGAGATCCGAGCCGAGACCCACGtcagcgacgcgacgaaataATCCGCATCCAAATCAG TCGTTCATGAATTGGCGAGTGCCGTCGAGACGACTCTCGACTGACGGTGATGAATTCGACGGACTGGCAAAAGCGCTTCAAAAAGATGCTCAGGAGAATTTTCAATTCGATTACAAAGACGCCCAAAATG ATGGAGATGCAAGGAATGAAGTTTTAACTGGCGTGGCGAAACTTCGAATGGTACCCGAAAGTCGAGAATACGGCCGTCATTTGGTTCAACCGTCGCCAGGAAGac TTCCAGCTATGCCAAGAAGACCTGTTCCCAAGCAAGAGTTCCccgattttccttctcctcccaaGGAGACGAAAACAGCTAGACCAGAT AGCATTGGAGTGGCCGTTCGACCCGAACACGTTCCCGCTGTTGACGATTGGCTAAAGGGTGCAAATCAAAAAG aacaACAAGCCGTTCTGAGCATGCTCAAAGCAGCGGAAGACGCTCACATAAGCGAAGTCGTTCAAAAGACCCTTCATCCTCAAGCGACACCGGCAGTTGAAAAATGGCTACAGGAAGCGAAACCAGAAG ATCGTTCCGTTGCTCTTCGACTTCTGAATACGATCTCTCCGCCTTCCGGCGATCGTCCTCcgtctcgtcttcaacgACGCGCCTCGTCTCCggctcgtctcgtcgctccgtcgtcgtttcttcgtcgtcatcccaGCGCTCCGCCCGTTCGCGATCCCCATCGTCGCATGAGCGTTCCCGCTCACCTCCACGACGCTCTTTCGACGAGCAAGCCCCCCGTATGGCATCATCGCTCCGTACGCAATTATCAACAACAGCAGGGTCCTCACAGAGGATCCATCTTCGGTGGCGCGCCGAGGATGAAGAGCTCGCACTTCACCATTCATCCAGAATGGCAGAGCGAGCACGCGTAG
- the LOC136192328 gene encoding uncharacterized protein: protein MAGVSQPRRARIKSAHARLESSASSRDDACSTSSGLNFVDYSRTTRAQSARLLKREHEASRFVFPLSSPSFDSTTQGRQATSYGEQFAPKFGRPATARPTSSTRRHKPHPASRFMAWTLPTKVVDHPRALGPSEEILTDTREKFYEDYAGDRNVGDSKSEVLTQLTTLPFPGASLRDVKTPGKMTEDFGLTGTKIEFDKGAASSSQEKSISKKQAQELIGQTVKASASSALKKWLEKATEEEKGTVMRMLSASSSNEKQMQTLLDVIHPDMLPGVEDWMKTAAESDKTVVYNMLRSLKETKELTRDSRMIRRPKQSNPTTLRTTRHHVPSATYPQVQVSDLPRFVGDGYNRWVYAMETGQDVSLQKPIPSGNPNVLWHHKSKRNAPPVTFNQGSIFAAANKYPAQHFAIIPEWPIA, encoded by the exons ATGGCCGGAGTCTCGCAGCCGCGTCGAGCTCGCATCAAATCGGCTCACGCGCGTCTCGAGTCGAGTGCGAGCagccgcgacgacgcctgcagcaccagcagcggTCTCAATTTCGTAGACTACAGTCGCACGACGCGCGCGCAGTCTGCGCGTCTTCTCAAACGAGAGCACGAAGCAtctcgcttcgtttttcctctATCCTCTCCCTctttcgactcgacgactcAGGGTCGACAGGCGACGAGCTACGGCGAGCAGTTTGCACCTAAATTCGGTcgtccggcgacggcgcgaccgacgtcgtcgactcgacgacatAAGCCTCATCCAGCTTCG CGTTTTATGGCGTGGACGCTTCCGACGAAAGTGGTCGATCATCCGCGTGCGCTTGGACCGAGTGAGGAGATTTTGACGGACACGAGGGAGAAATTCTATGAGGATTACGCTGGAGATCGCAATG TAGGAGACTCGAAATCAGAGGTTCTTACTCAATTGACGACTCTTCCGTTTCCTGGTGCTTCACTGAGGGACGTCAAGACACCGGGAAAAATGACAGAAG ATTTTGGTTTGACAGGaacaaaaattgaatttgataAAGGCgcggcgtcttcttctcaagAGAAGTCGATTAGCAAAAAACAG GCTCAAGAATTGATTGGTCAAACAGTAAAGGCAAGTGCATCGTCAGCTCTCAAGAAATGGCTTGAAAAGGCTACAGAAGAAG AAAAGGGCACGGTTATGAGAATGCTGAGCGCGTCGTCATCAAACGAAAAACAAATGCAGAcg TTGTTGGATGTTATCCATCCCGATATGTTACCTGGAGTAGAAGACTGGATGAAAACAGCCGCAGAATCAG ACAAAACAGTTGTGTATAACATGCTTCGATCgttgaaagagacgaaagaaCTGACACGTGACTCGAGAATGATTCGTCGCCCTAAGCAGAGCAATCCAACAACGTTGAGGACTACACGTCATCACGTTCCTTCGGCTACTTATCCTCAAGTCCAAGTATCCGATTTGCCTCGATTTGTCGGAGATGGCTACAATCGCTGGGTTTATGCCATGGAaac TGGGCAGGATGTTTCGTTGCAAAAGCCTATTCCTAGCGGAAATCCAAACGTTTTGTGGCATCATAAGTCAAAGAGAAATGCACCACCTGTCACTTTTAATCAAGGATCGATATTTGCGGCGGCAAACAAATACCCTGCCCAGCACTTTGCTATTATTCCGGAATGGCCTATAGCTTAG
- the LOC136192331 gene encoding uncharacterized protein in vnfD 5'region-like, whose protein sequence is MESDVGTPIKKAKLDSAMAATSPPKQICTSLNTFEDHRQPHMAYVDKTALVAEMVSPSAEKGYFVNRPPKFGKTILLDTIATYFKGDREAFRGLAIYDMQMPWEEFPIIRFSMSELNVCDVDQFEASLCSLVVEEAKRHDVCLMSPNSSDSTLLFAFLIEDVYYKKHEKGVVILIDEYDSPILECLNKENAELGKEIEEILASFYEALTSSSSKGYVRFRYVTGITRLAKDTIGSSLNNLSSIDETSPQLASSCGFTRDEILSTFGPELSEFSRKAKKFEVEAMKDIEEKYNGYNWHLFGDKAGLVFNPYAILCVFKCMVLGAYSSEE, encoded by the exons ATGGAATCGGATGTCGGAACGCCGATAAAAAAAGCGAAGCTGGATTCGGCGATGGCCGCGACATCGCCACCTAAGCAGATCTGCACGTCGCTCAACACCTTCGAAGATCATCGTCAACCGCACATGGCGTACGTTGATAAAACGGCGCTTGTCGCAGAGATGGTGTCTCCGAGCGCTGAGAAAGGCTACTTCGTCAATCGTCCGCCAAAATTCGGGAAAACCATCCTTCTCGACACGATCGCGACCTACTTCAAAGGAGATCGGGAAGCATTCCGTGGATTAGCGATTTACGATATGCAAATGCCGTGGGAGGAATTTCCCATCATCCGTTTCTCCATGAGCGAGTTAAACGTGTGCGATGTCGATCAATTCGAAGCCAGTTTGTGTTCTTTG GTTgtagaagaagcgaaaaggCACGACGTCTGCTTGATGAGCCCCAACAGCAGCGATTCCACACTTCTTTTCGCATTTCTTATTGAAGATGTTTACTACAAGAAGCACGAGAAGGGTGTCGTAATCCTAATCGACGAGTACGACTCGCCAATTCTTGAATGTCTCAACAAGGAGAATGCAGAGCTAGGCAAAGAGATCGAAGAGATTCTTGCCTCTTTCTACGAAGctttgacgtcttcttcctcaaAAGGTTACGTACGCTTTCGTTACGTGACAGGAATAACCAGGCTTGCCAAGGACACGATCGGATCATCCTTGAATAATCTGAGTTCAATCGACGAAACATCTCCTCAACTGGCATCCTCGTGTGGCTTCACGCGTGACGAAATATTGTCAACGTTTGGCCCGGAGCTGAGCGAATTCtcgagaaaggcgaaaaaattcgaagtTGAAGCGATGAAGGATATCGAAGAAAAGTACAACGGCTATAATTGGCATCTCTTCGGGGACAAAGCCGGACTTGTCTTCAATCCCTACGCTATACTGTGCGTATTCAAGTGCATGGTCCTTGGCGCCTACTCGTCGGAAGAGTAG
- the LOC136192524 gene encoding uncharacterized protein in vnfD 5'region-like, with translation MESDVGTPTKKAKLDSAMAATSPPKRICTSLNTFKDHREPHMAYVDKTALVARIVSRSAEKGYFVNRPRKFGKTVLLDTIATYFKGDREAFRGLAIYDMQMPWEEFPIIRFSMNALRVRSADQFEANLCSSVLRKAKSHDVCLTSPNSSDSTLLFENLIEEVYEKHQKGVVILIDEYDAPILQCLNKENAELGKDIEEILASFYGVLKSSSSHGYVRFRYMTGITRLVKDTLGSSLNDLSSIDDTSPQLASLCGFTHDEIKSTFGPELSEFARKAKKCEDEAMKGIEDRYNGYNWHLFGDKAGLVFNPYAILCVFKCKALGVYWAEEYLPKWLKGFLNRCDFFETASIIGGLVPMRGRQRSITELLQSLDLDSVRLIMWECGLLTAEFTAEFTSEDDAEDAAGMCRFPNNEVASVVWKNVLNNMKEAKSKEAIELHSGAERMVEFLMADDIKGFVAEIKSLINKVPNVSLANASVDVRCYEAFYHAVMFTVLYMLRVNVKKLHWFTEKTGAGGRIDFMIASKTTVYLIELKCNGNLDRALQQIKDKRYTESPDLDGLYKHHQIKLVAVSFTFQRGDGVVGVVPKVEDYERKR, from the exons ATGGAATCGGATGTCGGAACGccgacgaaaaaagcgaagctGGATTCGGCGATGGCCGCGACATCGCCGCCCAAGCGGATCTGCACGTCGCTCAACACCTTCAAAGATCATCGTGAACCGCACATGGCGTACGTTGATAAAACGGCGCTCGTCGCAAGAATCGTGTCTCGGAGCGCTGAGAAAGGCTACTTCGTCAATCGTCCGCGAAAATTCGGGAAGACCGTTCTCCTCGACACGATCGCGACCTACTTCAAAGGAGATCGGGAAGCATTCCGTGGATTAGCGATTTACGATATGCAAATGCCGTGGGAGGAGTTTCCCATCATCCGTTTCTCCATGAACGCACTGCGCGTGCGCAGTGCTGATCAATTTGAAGCCAATTTGTGCTCTTCG GTTCTACGAAAAGCAAAAAGCCACGACGTCTGCTTGACAAGCCCCAACAGCAGCGATTCCACACTTCTTTTCGAGAACCTCATTGAAGAAGTTTACGAAAAGCACCAGAAAGGCGTCGTAATCCTAATCGACGAATATGACGCGCCGATTCTTCAATGTCTAAACAAGGAGAATGCAGAGCTAGGCAAAGATATCGAAGAGATTCTTGCTTCTTTCTACGGAGTTTTgaagtcttcttcttcacacGGTTACGTACGCTTTCGTTACATGACAGGGATAACCAGGCTTGTCAAGGACACGCTTGGATCATCGCTCAATGATCTTAgctcgatcgacgacacATCTCCTCAACTGGCATCCTTGTGTGGCTTCACGCATGACGAAATCAAGTCAACGTTTGGCCCGGAGCTGAGCGAATTCgcgagaaaggcgaaaaaATGCGAGGATGAAGCAATGAAGGGTATCGAAGACAGGTACAACGGGTATAATTGGCATCTCTTCGGGGACAAAGCCGGACTTGTCTTCAATCCCTACGCTATACTGTGCGTATTCAAGTGCAAGGCCCTTGGCGTCTACTGGGCAGAAGAGTATCTGCCGAAATGGCTCAAAGGCTTCCTCAATCGCTGCGACTTCTTTGAGACTGCTTCTATCATAGGCGGTCTTGTGCCGATGCGtggacgtcaacgaagtATCACCGAGCTTCTTCAATCGCTTGATCTCGACTCCGTGCGTCTGATCATGTGGGAGTGCGGGCTTCTCACTGCCGAGTTCACTGCCGAGTTCACTTCAGAAGACGACGCTGAAGACGCCGCCGGAATGTGCCGATTTCCCAACAACGAGGTGGCTTCCGTCGTATGGAAAAATGTCCTGAACAACATGAAGGAGGCAAAGTCCAAAGAAGCCATCGAGCTGCACAGCGGCGCAGAAAGAATGGTTGAGTTCTTGATGGCGGATGATATAAAAGGTTTCGTTGCGGAAATCAAGTCGCTCATCAACAAGGTGCCAAATGTATCTCTGGCAAACGCATCGGTTGATGTGAGGTGCTATGAAGCTTTTTATCACGCTGTGATGTTCACAGTGTTGTACATGCTTCGCGTGAACGTTAAAAAGCTTCATTGGTTCACGGAGAAAACGGGCGCGGGGGGCAGAATTGATTTCATGATCgcttcgaagacgacggtcTATTTAATAGAACTGAAATGCAATGGTAATCTTGATCGAGCCTTGCagcaaatcaaagataaGCGTTACACCGAAAGTCCAGATTTGGATGGACTGTACAAGCATCATCAAATCAAATTagtcgccgtttcgtttACGTTCCAGCGTGGTGATGGTGTTGTAGGCGTTGTCCCCAAAGTTGAGGACTACGAACGAAAACGCTGA